CTGTTCTGCTCTTTGCACACACACTTCCAACACATTTATGAGATTACACAGATGTGGCAAATCACATGCGCATAGTAAGCATTTCTGAATGGACGCATCACACTCCTCCTGTGTTGGTAGTGAATGGGCAGTGTCGATTCTCAGATTGTTGCATGCTGCTTGTATAGTAAGACCGGAAGAAAGGTGAGGGCTGCTGTTTAAATGGGGCAAAAGCTGCATATTGGTCTATAGTTACACTTAGAAGCCTGTGGCTTCAACTGCATCTAGATCTACCTGATATTGCAACCCTGATAATGGAAACACGTCAAGTTGAAGTTGTTGCCACAGTATTCGAACCGCACGAGTATGTTTTTATTGGAATTATTGATGAATTTAATTTTGAAGTCACCTCTTGACTAATTTCTTCCTTTGTTTTTCTAATTGCAGTTCCGGCTCGTCTGGTACTCAAATCCCAAAGACAGAAGGTAATTTCATTTATCTAGATGGAACTGTTTAGAGTGACTGTGTGCTCTAAAACTTTGCTATTTTCCATTATTCTCTCTGActtatttccttttcttttgcagTACCTCCTCCAACTGTATAGGCATTACAGCACAAAGcttgaaaaaaacagaagccCATGCTAGCAAATAGATACAAGTAGATCGGCTGTGTTGGTGGCCACTCCTCTCATGGATAACATACCTCTGCTGGGTGATCGATAAACAGGGTTTTCTTATACAACCTGACCTCATCCCATATTATTTGGCAAAGCTGCAAAACATCCGTCTATAGATTACTCTGCATagtgtttaagatgaaaaagaaatgacaaggACACTCAACGATGTTCACATCAAACACAGGAAACGGGTGTGGTTTCTCTTCTACATCTTTTACTgttgtaaaacaataaaatcaagaGCATGATTACAAAATTAGAAACGTGTCCATCATGTGTACAGCAAATGAAACCGCGTTCATTGAGCCAGTTTAACAGTCGTCTTTGgatttattgttcttttttttttttcctgcgcAGGATCTTTCAAACAAAAGCAGATCCAGCTGATGAACCAATCAATGGAAAAACCAAATCATAACAAATCAAAATTtgcaaaatgaaagaaatgaaaagccAACATTCATTTTGAGGTGACCTTTACAAATATAACAGTCAGAGCTGTTTCAGTTCTAAAGCAACAGTAGCCAATTCCCTGTAAAGGCTATAAGTGAGACTACTTTCAAATGGATCACATCTACTCTTGTTATAAGAATTTCAGAAATTATTCTCATGTGAAGCAAGAGTGTAGAaaatgaaaagcatgttcatgagAAATGTTATGTGGTTTTGTTGTGAGATTTCCTTTGTGCTTTACAGGAATTTACAGCGTGTCTAATATAAAGGATGACACATAAGTGAGAGGCTTACTTGTCACTCAGGTCACACTCATTTAATCTGTGATTAAGTTTCACTGTCATTGCAGTGAAGGTTGGTTGAAATTGGccttgaaaaataaatactgtcTGAGTGTAAACAAAAGTGCAAGCTTCTTATGGGTTGCTGTATTTTCCATCCTGCTAATTTCTGAAGCTGAATGTAAACGGGACTGTTCAAAGGCTACCCCGAAGATCAAAAGAACCTGATGGAATTTAAGCACTGTTATCGTCCTCGTACTCATGACTCatgagtaaaaagtacagtcAGTCAGACAATTTGTCACCACACTTACTCATGTAATGCCTCTtcgacaaagaaaaaaaacacattgtctgtcacaatcatttttaaaaacatacaagttttACCCTTAAAGTTTCCTTTTCCACAAAGGAAAGTGCACCTGAGGTTACACAAATATGTATGATGCATACAGAAAGAAGGTTCAATCGTACAACAGATTATTCTCATTCCAAACACACATAAAGCACACATACTGATTGATATGACAACCATCACTCACTGTATCATTATGATAATATTTCAAATAGGGGGATTTGACACAACAAGAGGTCTTTCAGGGACATTGTCCTGGAGCTTATTTTCACGATTTCACAGAAATCAACATAAAACCGGGAGTTTAGcctaacagaaaaataaatattactcCACCTTCGACTACTACTTTTTTTTCAATAACTAATGCTAATGTCTTGTAGTTCTGTTGTTTCAttgcaaaatgtttaaaaaaataaatacgttACTTAAAAACTTTCAAATGCATGCCTGATTGCTAGCGACAGCGTTTCGTGGAAAAGTCTTCACAGAGATATTATATTTCAGAATGAAATCCTTCACTCACAGAGGAATACTTCTGCCTAAgtgtagtaaataaataaaacactacagttTTACAGAAACTAAATACCAAGCAAATTTTAAGCTTTAGAATTAAAGCATCCTTTGTCTATTGCAATGTGAATTACACAGCATTTGGAGATTTATATACCAAAGTAGTCTTGTTTACTTATCAATATATAGGCTGGATACTCCCAGAGTGTCATCAAAATAAAAGGTAAACCCCCCTTCTCAACAGAGGAACTATCTTGAAGACATATTCCCTCCAAAATGGGACTACAGATTATCTGATTCATTCCTGGTCCTGCAAGGACACGATACGTCGACGAGAGGAGGCACTTCGTTTCTTCAGCATGAGCTTAAGCTACAAGTTAGGAGATAAATTAATataattaaactgaaaaatcaaatcaatcacaaaaaaaaagaagaaacaaaaaaaaagaaagttaggATATGGGTGATTACCTGTTCTCCCAGCAGGCCGCTCTGCAGCAGGTGAGCTGGCTGGTCATTCTCCAGATTGCGGATGCTGGGATCAGCTCCTTTGCTCAGCAGCAACTGCAGGATCACCTCCTGGTGGAGGTTACCATGGAGACCGGCTGCCATGTGTAAAGCTGTGTGGCCATGAGCCTGTggggacaaaaaaacaaaacgtaaAAGCCGCATAAGTCGGACTGTTCACAGACAGCTATAGCTGTACGCTTACACTATATGTATTTGCACACAAACACGTGTATGCATACAATTCTGCTCTGAGTTTCTTGTCAGTGTGGGACTCACTTTCATATTGACAAAGTCTTTCATGTTCGGCAGGGGAATGCTCAGCAGATAACGCACCAGATCAATGTTCCCCTCCTTCACAGCCAAATGCAGCACAGTCTTGTTACTTTTGATTTCCTGGAATTGGAGAATTGGGAGTAATGGGAGAGACATAATGAAACCACAAGTCAGACTAGAACCGCTAAAAAGCGTCAAGCAACaaggagaaaacaaaagagagaaCAAAGAGGGGAATGGTTGGCAGCATGACAACATCTTGGTTAGATAAAACCCCAGGTAGCTGAATATTCTGCCTTGAAGTACAGGCCTTACTGTGTTGAACTTTACAGTTGACCTACCTGACTGAGAAGGGATGCCCCTGCACCAAGTAGCATCTGCACGCAGGAGAGCTTCTCCATAGCTTTGGTCTGAAGATTAACATCTGCATGCCCATTGGTGGACAAAGCCTTCACCGTGACACTGTGAGAAATGGCTGCACAGTGCAGAGGGGTCATCCCtgagacaaagaaaaatatagATCTTTTAGGGGTTCCAGTAAATATGTTTGAGTTGGAGCTAAAAGCTAAGGTGCTATTTTACCTTCAAAATTGCGGGCCTCCAGGTTGACAGCCGGCCTGCTCGACAGAATCGCCTGCAGAAACAGATCGCTGATTAGATCTCCTCACTCTAaactttgcttgtttgtttgttttgttttttaagtcatGCCAAAGTCATTTAGTAGTTACTGTAGCTTTACCCGCAGAACCCCTGGGAATCCATAGTGGGAAGCCAGATGAAGAGCGGTTTGTCCATTAACGTCACAGGCGTTGATGTCCGCTCCCAAAGACAGCAGATCTTGGACAATGTCAGCCTGGTTTGCCGTCACTGCCACCAGTAAAGCAGTCTGCACAAGCACAGGTAGTATACACATGTATTTTAAGAGACCATAATGTCAACAACAAGAAAACtgaatgatgtgttttttttggtcATACCTTTCCCTTGTGTTCTTTTGCATCAAGTCTCCCTACATCCCTCAGCCTCTCCGCAGCAGCATAGGCACACTCTCTCAGTCCCTTGGCAGTGTAGATGTGCAGGATGCTGATGGAGAAAGAACACATCACAAATTATTTATGAATGAGGCCACATAGTTGTGGTAATCCCCACAGCCAATTTCACTCTATTTTCTCTCACGAGCTCACTTGTGAGAAGGAATAGAATTTGTAAGATTGTAATTGTCACTGAGCATGAGTAGCTGactcattttcatattttttttttttaattcatctgTCTAGGATTACCAAATGCGTTCTCACTTTGAGCTCACGACTGAAAACGAAACTGtaggaaagtaaataaattgtGTACTCGTGTTCAAAGAGTGCAATAAAGTTATCAGCGGGGGTTTGCGTGGGTCCAGAAAGTGAACGCGCACTGCATTGCAAAATATCTGGAAGAATTAACACTTACTTATATTGTAATGTTTGTAATGCAGGCTAGAATTTAAAATTGAGACCTTAGTCCACATTTCCCACTGGCAAATTGACTTTTATTCTCTGCTTTAAACCTCAATAGCCGGTATAAACCAAACACTCCACGCTAACACACTCATATTCACTCACGTGTCTCCATCTTCATCCTGGCAGGTAGTTCTGCTGTAGTCCATCCTGCTAAGCAGCATCCTGGCTTCCTCTAGCTTGGTGGTATCCATTGTTGGACTGAAAGTCAGCTGTGTGGTCTGGCCTGGGTCCAGAAGTGACCAGGAAGAATCTGAGAGAGCCCCCAGGCAGTCCTGTGCAAAGGAATGCAGATTTTACTCAACAAACTCAAGATAGGATCATAAAACTTGCAAAGTCCGCAAACAAAGGCTGATGCTTACATATGGCTGAGACATCGTTTCCACAAATGGATGGACTGGTTGCTGTGTGTATTCAGGTGTCATTGTGTGGCTGTAGGTTGTGGTAAAGCTGGTTCCTGGTTGGTTGCTATAAAAACTGAGTGTAGACTCGGGAGCTGGGGCCCACTGCTCATAGCTCACTGCCATGTCTGAGTAGCTACTTGCTGCACctagaaagaagaaaacttctttttatcACTGAAAAGATAAAATTACTTAAAGAACAAAGTCTCTGATGTACTTTTGGTTGATTCTCTAGTCTCTGTGCTGCAATCATTTGCAATAGTTTTTGCAATAGTTGAGGTCAGTATTAATAAGAAAAATGCTTTATGAGACTAATCCTACACATCCAAATTTTTTTGCATTGAGTCTTTAACAGAAGCTGCCCAGCCCTTACCTGTACAGGGAAATGGTTCTGATGGAGGCAATTGctgcaaaaagaagaagaaaaaaaattgtgaaCAACCAAATCGTTATGATGTAAAATTTGATGAGATGCACAGGTACTATATGTGCTGGCTTACTGTAACAGTAGCTGGAGGAACAGGACTTGTGCTGGTTGTCGGGCAGCAGGGTGGCACAGAGGACGTCTCACGTCTTCTCTTCTGCTCCAAGAGTTTTTTCACTGTGGGCAGTGTGCAACACGGCTTCTCTTTTGGCGCTGGGAAAGTAAGTAATATGGAAATTGCTGAATTTTTCAACATACTGGCAACCCTCCCCAGTCCTTAGAGCAGTAGAGCAAGCCCAAATCATGATATTCCCACCACCTTGCTTCACAGTTGGTGTGAGGTTCCTCCCTTGTCTACTGTCCCTGTGACCAGCTGTATACACCATAATGATCCTAAAGGTTTGGTCTGCCTAGCTATGCCTATATGTGTCCAACTGCAGGTcaaatttgaatgtctttctgtctgtagATGCACTTAGACACAAACAGAAGAGTCACCTGCAGACCCTGTGATTCCTTTTTAGCATTTTTGGACCATCAAATCTTGTAGCCTGCATTTAGCGAAGGGTGCAGTTATGGACAAATTTGACTTTAAATCTTATCCCAGTTACAGGGATCCACaacctttttttgtgtttagatACCTCTATTAGAGAGCTCTTTAGACCCTGGCCTAATGAAGGGGGATGAGAACAAAAGACCCAGAAGTTCAACTTGTTACATAAGAGAGACTAATGATTGGAACCCGATTCCAACTTCACTGATTTTAAGGTGAGGTAAGTGTATGGGAGTGAacgcacttttttttttctgcgtGACTCATGTCTTTAAATTTAATCAAATGTACATAAATGACaacaaaatgtaaattttaggtATATGATCTTTATCTGTAGCCTTTTTACTTATTTAATCACATGACTATATACTGGTGACATTTAATCGATATCAGAGGCGATGTTTAATCATCACTAGTAATTTGTTTGCTTTCATCTAGAACGTCTGGGAGTATCGAAAGGTTTTCTACAGCCAAAGagaaattttctttttcttgttgtttcttACAGACTTACTTTACAAAGATCTAAAATAGGGTGAAGATGCAAATTTGGGgatttgaaaaatgaaagcagagAACGCTTGAATAGCtgccaaattttttttttctgttaatccactaatgaatgaatgcaatgAGCGTTTCATGTCTGGAAATATCAATTTGAAGTGTTTTCCAACAAAATGACAAACTTGTTTACAGCCATTAAAACTTAGCTTATCAAAAAGTTAAACCTtctaatgaataaatgaatctgATCACAGACAGCCTTTTTATGTCTACAGAAGTGGATTTACTCTCACTGTGTAGTGTACTGGGTCTATGTGCCACTTGGGTTTGATTTGTTGAGGGTTAACTGTCAACCAGCCCAATGATATAAACCTCACTTATATAAATGAAGCTTTAAGGTATGAAAGCATCAGAATAAGAAATATAAAGTGAGTCGTAAGCTTATGATTCATTTATCAAAGTATGAGCAAGATCTGTACAACTCTCATCACATCTCATTTTCTCCACGCTCACCTTTCACATACATTCACATCAAGTCCATTATGCAGTGAGTATGTTTTCCCTTTCTGATACTAAAGTATCATTTCCACTGAACAGGTAAAGGAAATcagaaaaataggaaaaaaatattacaaaacagAATTCAGATGTTTCCAGCTGAGATGTTGTGACCACACAGGTTGTTTCCTCAAAAACTTCACCCCACATGTGTAAGATAAAGTGATATTTCCACCCTGTCTGTGGAACTGTGGTACAAAAGACAAAGCTATGCAAAACCTCCTCCATTAGGAACACAGATAATGTGGCCAAGCAAACCAGACAGATTAATCAGAAAGGCTGTAGTATGGGATTACCACTGCTTATTTTCTATGACATCTTCCTGTAGTACCGCTCCGTTACGCTACACAATGGCAAACCACATCTTCCTGCCTTGGTGTGTCACAGGCTTGTCACCTCAACACGTGTAGTTGCCTTGTGCTTTCTATTGAACCATGTCTGGAAGGCAGAGCACAAGAAGTCTGTTCTTTTGTCAcgtctctgttttgttttctttggggtttttgtagttgttgttgttgttgttgttgttgttggtttgtttgcttttactttATGAATATTAAGCCTTACAGGGACAACACAGCCCTGTTCaccaaagcaaacacacagagtGTGCGTTTccggaaaaaaaatgcaaattcgACCActgagatgaaaaaaaaaaaaaaacacacacacacaaaaaaaagagtgtAGATTTCTGTTGGCAAGCTGTGTCGCTTCTTCTCAAAgtagaaggaggaaaaaaaagaaacaataatcTCACTTCCACTTACAAACCAGTCCTTGACAATAAGCTCATGGTGCTGTGTGTCATATGCCCTCCCCCCTCGCCACCAGCACACAATAAAGGTCACTTAATGAGAATACATGACATCAGTCTGTACATTTCAGGGCCGCAAGTTTCATTTTCAAGTTCAAAAGGTGTTACTATAGGTTACTCAATCCTGACTCATTTAAACTTTATATCAAAATGTCACCTTCGGCCCGGTGATGTAATGCTGCAATATAAGTGCATGTTCTATGTAAAGTATCTCTGAAAAGATACCACCAGTTGATCGAAGTTGCCCTGTAGGCGCAAGGAAATGGCCTGGGGGACCCACGCATGCACATACATTTGGGTTTATACTAATCTAACTCCCACGCAGCTCTGGGCTAGACTGTGCTATATTCAAATAGGTTTTGTGGAAACCCCTGGACATTGAGTCATGTGAGTGGGCGGTTGGGGATTCCGACGACCTTTCTCTTTTGGCTCTATGCTCAGTGAAAAGAAAGAAGCATACAGCCAGTTTCCTCATTTTGTGGTTAAGCAGAGGTGAATATGTAATCGTTCGTGCTTGTTTTTCAAGGGAGACCATAAACAAATAAGCTTAAGCAAACAAGATGCTGTCACATCACACAGCCTGCCTGTCTGGCACTAGTCATAAAATGGGGAAATGAAAACATACTAGCATGGGTGGAGGTGTATTAGGGTTTCCCCAAATGATGTCCTGCTTGTTGGATTCACCCGAACTGTGATGTCATATATGAAAAACTAAGCCAAGAGGAAGGCTAGTGCATGAAAGCACCAGTGAAATGACTGAACTCACTGAACTCTATTCATATCAAAAACACATCCCCCTATTGGCATAGCGTGGCAAACATAGTCTGACTATAAAAGCACCCCAGGAGCTGAAAACGAGCGATTCCTGCCACGTTTAGGATGCAGCATCCCGATTAAAGTTCACAGAAAACCCTATCAGATGTTTCCTGTCCTGTTGATGACACAGGAGGTCTGTGTCGATGTAAGCTTTTAAATGACACTTCATTGTTATTCAAatctaacacacacacgcacaacacaaaaaagagaaaaagcttCACCATCCCTGTCTATATAAAAACCCGAAAAACATACAAAGTAATGAGTTAGCGGTGTCGTCATCACAGTCAAACTATTCACACGATCAGGCTTCTAATCTGCCGCATCAAAAGCACAAACGTACTCACATTTATCAAAGTGCATGTCAGAAACTGTTTTGCTGTGAAGTCTTCGACAGATCGTCCGCTTGCTCGCCAACCTTTTCAATGAGGGATGACCGAGGGATCTCTGACGCTCTGCCACGCTGTAGTCTGTCTGGCTTGTTTTCTTGTTGTGATAGAGCACACAGAGCATGCAGTCCCTTTCTCCTCAACCCCCAGCTGTGGTCACGCCCTCGAGCACGAGGAGGGAGGGCAAAGCgtgaaaagcagaaagaaaaaaaaagactaaaagagCTAAGTGTGAGAACGAGCTGTGAGTTATGCGACCAAAAGGTATGAcaagtgaataaataactgtttaTATTTAGGCGCTGCTTCGGACAGAAGAGCGTTTATTTATAAATGGTTACCATTACTTCACCCTGCACCAGCTGAACGACTAAACCGCCCCAGGGATTAGTAATGGGTTGTCCAGTCTCGTAGTAGGCTAACAATAAACACAATCAGACATTCTGCTTACAGAGTACGTTCGCTTTTAATACTTGAAGTACATTTTGAGGATAAAAGTAAGTGACGGCGAAATACATTAGTTTTTACGTTGCGTTGAAAGCCTAAACAAGCTGGAACTCCTTGACTGTTTTGTAGTTACGTTTATAATGACACTTATGTCATGTTTCAAAAGCTCATCTCAAGTTtcgagcaaaaacaaaaaggtaGTTTTAGATGTGTGAAATCAAAAAGGTAGTGGAAGTGATCGCAAAAGTACAACATGTGCCTTAATGTTAAAGAAGTAACCGACAAAGAGATAAGTGATCTGAAATTTTCAATATTGCGCTGATGCAAAACAGCGTTTGATAGAAAGCTAAAGAAATATAGTAACAAAGTATCTAAACCTACTGTTATTATGACTTATAAAAAGTTCTAAAGATAATGAACTATCCTATCAAGGTTGTTTTTATAGCCAAAAAATGTGATCTCAGCTTACAGTCAACAGGCTCTTTTATGATTTAAAATATCCATACActcatccgtccatccattttctgccaTTCTGCTGCCCACGCTGTGTGGGCAGCAGTGTCAATAGAGATGCCCAGACCTTCCTTTCTAGCTCTTCTTTGTGGACTGTATTTAAACTACATGTAAACATATTATCTTTCTCTTATCTTTGTTACCAGTACAGATAAAGTCTTACGGGAATCTCTGTGTcacctaaaaagaaaaacaacatcaaAACATCCAACTTAGTGGCAagtttttttttgccaaatgaCTAATAtatatgtttgggtttttttgtctacTTTCTCCACAAACAATTGCCAgacaacacagagagaggtTGAACAACATAACATTGCAGAAAGATGTAAACAAGTGGAAAAAATAAGAGTttagaatatatatttaaagaatGTGTAATTGTGAAAAAGTGCTGCTAAACAAACAATGTTAAAGGAAAAATGTGTCTCGTCAGTTATTTATCTGTGGGTTTAGTTATTTTTGAAAGGTTTGGATATTCCATTTGTGTACTTGCTGTAAATATGCTCTCAGATATGAACCTACCCAGAGgactaaaaacacatttaacataTATTCAGGATAGGGCTTGTGACCTGTACATTCATCACAAAATTTTATAGTGACCCTAATGCTCGTCCTGAGTTGTCATACATATTCCCATTGTGGGAATTCATATTAAACAATTCTCAAATAATGAGAAAAAAGTGCAGTCTTGAGGCTGCTCTGAAGTCTATGGTTTatactgtttttttctgtattattctCAGTTTGAGTGGGTGTCCTTAATATGATTATCATTGTCTGTAAATACAGCAGTCACGCTCATTTGCTATTCAAACCTTTTGTATGCAAAGGGAAGCTAATCAGAAGAAAATCAGCTTAAAGAGAGGGTGACCTTGAAGACAGAGGTCAAAAAGCCTGTTTAAGACAAAGGTTGAACCTTGGAGCGCGGTATGAAATATGTAAAGGAATAAGATAacaaaataaggattattttaatCTGTGAATCATGCAGACCTACTCTAGTCAGATCCAAAACTGTAAATGGCAAGCTGAAAACGAATGTAATGGGTAAGCCTTTGCATCTCTTCTTTGTGTGAGAATTCTGTGATTTAGGTTTTTTCCatttagaaaaagaagaaagaagcagaaagaaTCAAAAACAATGAATGGAAGAAAgtcagattaaaagaaaaaggactGTACCCTGTAGTGATTATAGTACAAATATGTACCGTGCTGGAAATATTTACTTATCTATATACTACAGATGTATATATTCAGATGTTTAATTTATATTCAGTAGGCATAGTTAATGCATACAGTGGACACAGTTTAATAATAAGCCCATAACTGTCTGTGCAGCAGTCCCAAGATGACACTGGACCCTGATGACTTTTTGTTGCTGAAAGCTCTGTTTAGTTCAAGGAACAACTCAGACTTGAAAGGGCAGATAAAAGAAGGGAAACTACACaagatgttttctgtgtttagtATATCAGGCTGTGGTGATCCACAGCCCAGCCCAAAGCCTAACCGAGAGGGCTGGCTCCACCTCTCAGTAAATTCTCCAGATGGTTTGATCTATATTCTACATCCCACATTTGCTCTGCTAATGTCAGTATACCTGTACACATAAGTACTGGAAATACCTCAGGTCTACCACACGCTCAGCTACACTTTTCCTAGTCAGAAAGAAAACTAACAAGCTTCTTTCAGAGAAAGTTGTGCATCATTCTTCAGAGAATCTTTTCAGGGTAAACAATCAGCCTCTGGGGACTTCTTCTCATGTTTTGGTAGCAACTATTTACAGGGCTCCAAAATTAtgttaaaagtattttttaactATTTAGAGATATGGGGATTTTAACAAATTTAACTTACTTTCTTAGTCATACTTATGTTATTAGATTAAGTCAGTAACTATGTAACCGTCAAAGATATGGCAGTTCTTTGATGTCCCCTTATCTTCACATATTCAGAAGAGATAAGCGTCTACAAATAACAGTATTCTTCTTAAGGAGGCTATTTAAAGGATAACGAGAATCTGTAGTTAATTTGCTGAATAATATCTTTAATGataaacataatagatatacacTCAGTGGCCACAATATTAGTTACACCCGAATCAGCTGCTCATtaatacaaatattaaaattaccCAATCACACAAAAGCAACTCAGTGACATGGACATGGTCAAGACTATCTGAAGttaaaactgagcatcagaatggggaaggtAAGTGACTTAAATGACGCTGACTATGGCACAGTCGCTGCTGCCATACTGActgatctgagtatttcagaaactgctgatgtactgggattttcccacacaaccatctctagggtttatagagaatggtccaaaaaaagAACATGTCCAGTGAGTGGTAGTGAAAATGTCTTGTTCATGCCAGAGGTCAGTGGCGAATTAAATCAAATCACAACTATTTACAACTGAACTACAGAAGAGCATCTCCAAACACACATGTTGAATCTGAAAGCAGatgggctgcagcagcagaagaccacacaggGTGCCACTCACACAGTAGCACCCTTTATGTTGAGGttgttttcttggcacactttcaGACCTTTAGTATCAATGGacactgtttaaacaccacagcataacctgagtattgttgcttaCCTTTATGACTGCTGTACCcttcttctgatggctgcttggAGCAGGAGAATACACTATGTCACAAAGCATAAATGATCTCAAACTAGTTTATTGatcatgacaatgagttcactgttctCAAATGGTCATTATGGATTTGCAGCTAACAAAATCTGCAGCAACCGTGTGAtgttatcatgtcaatatggaccaaaatctcccAGGAATGTTTCTAGCTTGTTAAATCAGTGTCACGAATAATTAAGGCACTTCTGAAGGCAAACGGAGGTCCAACCTGATACTAGcaaagtgtacctaatgaagtggctagTGGATCGCTTTAGTAACCAACAAACCCAAAGTATTTTAAGACTCAAATGttgaactgttttgttttattatattatatgttGCTTCACATCAAGAAGGTTCTGAGTCtgcttgcatgttctccccgtacTCTGGTTACTCTGGGTACTCTGGTTACTCTGGGTACTCTGGGTACTCTGGGTACTCTGGTTTCCTCAGTGGAAAATGTCAAGAAA
The genomic region above belongs to Oreochromis niloticus isolate F11D_XX linkage group LG11, O_niloticus_UMD_NMBU, whole genome shotgun sequence and contains:
- the nfkbid gene encoding NF-kappa-B inhibitor delta — encoded protein: MLCVLYHNKKTSQTDYSVAERQRSLGHPSLKRLASKRTICRRLHSKTVSDMHFDKSPKEKPCCTLPTVKKLLEQKRRRETSSVPPCCPTTSTSPVPPATVTQLPPSEPFPCTGAASSYSDMAVSYEQWAPAPESTLSFYSNQPGTSFTTTYSHTMTPEYTQQPVHPFVETMSQPYDCLGALSDSSWSLLDPGQTTQLTFSPTMDTTKLEEARMLLSRMDYSRTTCQDEDGDTILHIYTAKGLRECAYAAAERLRDVGRLDAKEHKGKTALLVAVTANQADIVQDLLSLGADINACDVNGQTALHLASHYGFPGVLRAILSSRPAVNLEARNFEGMTPLHCAAISHSVTVKALSTNGHADVNLQTKAMEKLSCVQMLLGAGASLLSQEIKSNKTVLHLAVKEGNIDLVRYLLSIPLPNMKDFVNMKAHGHTALHMAAGLHGNLHQEVILQLLLSKGADPSIRNLENDQPAHLLQSGLLGEQLKLMLKKRSASSRRRIVSLQDQE